One Salvia miltiorrhiza cultivar Shanhuang (shh) chromosome 6, IMPLAD_Smil_shh, whole genome shotgun sequence genomic window, CAATTAATAAAAGCATTCATATATTTCAAGGCTTGCTGTGGAGTGTGGACTTTAGTGACGAAACCTCAACGATATGATCAAACATGTTAAAAAATTTAGAAGCAAATTTAAGAagagtaataaatatagaataaagAAGAGCATGAGTTACAATTTTCAGATATAAACAACACTCCAGAAAACTGGGGTTCAACAATATATACATGAAATAGAGAAACACAATTTGTCACTGTACCTTCATCTCCATCAAATTCTGAATATATCTGTTTGAAACCGCTCATCGTATAACTGCCAATGCCCATATCTTTCTGTGTGGAAAGCTGACCTTGGGATATAAAAGTTGGGCTTCTTGATAGTTTTCAAGTTCTTCAGTTTGAGAGATGCACAAGCGATATCTCGACTAGTTACATTTGCACACCCAGATAAGTCGATATACTCCAGGTCCTTGCACCCTTCAGAGATTAGAGTCACCCCTTTAGCTGTCAACTTTAAGAATCGAAGTTCAAGATGGAGAAGATTAGGCATAAATTTGGAGATGGCGGCAGCTTCTGAATCCCCATCCTGCGGACAGGCGTTTAGATATTCATAGGGGACAACTCCTGCATGCTGGGAAGGATCCAACCAGTTCATTAGGTTCCGCTTAAGCATATGCATATTAGGACAATGAAAGCCTATGACTGCCAGAGATTTGTCAGATATTTCGTAGCAGTAGCTGACGTCGAGCTCCTTGATCTTGGGACAGCCGGATGCTATTTCAGCCATGATTGCATCAGTAACATGAGGAGAGCTCTGGATAGAAAGAACTTGAAGATTTGGGCACCTGAAAAACCACAAAACAATACTTTCTATCTTATGCTTATGGACCTTACTAGTGGATCGACTCAACAAAGTGAAATATGCCAAATATAATACAACCACGGAACAACAAACAAACAATCTAAACACAAGAGGAGGCCTTATGCAAACATACAACAGTTATGTTTCCCCGATAGCCTGCTTTATAGAAAACTAAAGTGTCGTCATCACCGTGATATATGAATAGAGTTTAAAGTTAAAACAAGATAAATCATAACTGTTAATCTGATGATAATTGACAATAAGAATAGCAATGGACTAAAATACATAGTTTGAAACGAAATGGcataagaaaatgaaagtttCCCAATCTTTTAAGATAAAAGCTCAGCTTTTGGCACAGAGAGTTGTATATAACTTAATAATCTGCAGCTTCCATATTATAGCAAGTGCTTGAGGTACAATTTTAAGAGTTTTATTTACCTTTTGAGCCGTTTATAGGAAAGCTAAAGCAAAACTGCTCTTTTTacagttaaaagataattggaCAAAGTCCTCGTCAACTAATTAGTCTTCTGGACAAAGAGACATTAAGTAACGGTTACGAACTTGGATCTTTGGTTTGGAATAAGTATGCAGTGATCAATAATAACACTGTTGCATAGCATGATTTAATCCATACCACACACCTAACAATCATATCAAAACATTCTGAGAACAAATGATAATTACATATATCAAATTTGACTACAAATAAGTAAGCCCAAACAGACACCCAACCATAGGTGAAGAACTCTCTCAAATTAAACAGTGAAAGATTGGATCTTTCAAGAAACACATGAACAAAGTGAAACCCTCTTAATTGATCAGACCCATTTCGAGCTTTCAAGTTTCAAGTCAGCTCAATCAGTATACGCAACACAGAACTACGATAACATATTCAACTATCAATGTAAACGAGCTTCCAATCAATAAATTCCAGAACTACATCTAAAATCGATTAATCGGttcttaaaaacataaaaatgctAACCTGGAATTTAGCAATTATGGATAAATCTAATAATCCGCAAGTCGAGTTCAAAGGAAATTATCTTAAAAAACATTAAATTGATCCAATCACAAACTGAAAAACCTAATTATCCagataaaaataagaaattatagTATATTCAACCACCCGCAACCCAAtcacaaaaatccccaaattcaaCCTCCACACAAAAAAAGGGGATACCTTTTGGCAACAAGGTCGAGCGATCGATCAGAGCAATGCCTAACGCGGATCTGAGTGAGGCCGCCGGAGCTCCAAAGGACAACGGATCGGAGCATATTATCGACCCTCCGCTCGAACTCCGGAGTCCAGAAGCGGGGCAATTCGTTGGCAGAGCCGAAATGAGATTCGATGTCGATTACGGAATTGAGGCAGGGATCCTTACACGCTTGATGCCACGACTTGCAGACGCGCATGGCTCCCCGCCATCGGTCCTCGAGGGAGAGGCGGCGGAGGATGTTGAGGAGGCACTCGTGAGTCAAGTCGGCCCAATCGGCGGCGGTTGCACTCTCCTCATCCATTTCTAAGAGAGCGGATGCCGATGGAATCTATTACACTTTGCTTATGCTTAACAAAGATAATCTCACATTTATATTCGTACTAGTACGCTCGCTCGTGCGATGCAGGACGatattgaaaataaacaatattttaaataaataaatataaatattttttttatcgaataaataaatataaacaaatttAAACATAGATctcaattaaaaatatcaaaGTTATGAACGACATAATCTCAATAAATACATGaatctgaaaatatttgaattttcaatttttaaaataccaattaattatttataattgatattgtgcataaatatataaattatcaaatatcaAAAACAAGTAAATGATAATAAGTATCATTatgtatcatataatattctaagatgtacacaactatttatttgcatatactttgatatatttttgaatgaatatttaaatcatatttgtTCGGTTATTTTGtttgaatataaattttaaaataaagttcttATGCAACATCCAAATAATTGATTTTGCTGAAAAGatgagatttatttttataaataaaaataattaatttattaagttAAAGAGttttaaaatgaacaaatttaagtttaatctttttagttgcataaatattaaaaatgatatctaataaaatataaaatataaaattaaataatatagaaAAAGGAATCAAACAGAGAGAAGACATTCAAAAGAATGGATTTAGGATAGAtgagtgaggagagagaaaaaaaaaattgtgactaTAAACGATTTTTTCTATatctttaattttagaattaatttttataattttatatcaaattaaagatcttttctttatctttaatttaacatctatattgaatatatttttataagtcaaaattgatgatttttaaaagagaaacaaaataaaaaaaagaaaagtgaagagtgagaaattttggtggaaaaAAGTTTACGTTAAATtcatgttttatatattatatagatataaatatGGAgttgcgattttttttttctttccttcctaatttttaaatttatatatataaataaataaatttcaaattttgacagtAACTAAGAAAACACATCTATAAGAGTAACATTCTATAAAGATTCTTCCCACTACTTTTTATTTCTCTTCAAATTGTTGCACAATATTTGTAAACCAAAACACCTAGCTTTTTATGTTcaatttttgtttgttttttcaaatttcaagtgATCGTTTTGTATTTGTAGTCGGAATgcatttgaatttgattttggGAGCGAACTACTCGCGTTATTGATTCGACCCCTTAATAGCCGACTCGAGTTGGCACATTGGAGGAGGTGGCGGGCTGGCGACACCTCATGGCTCAAGGGCGGCACGATTATTCGTACCTTGATATTGATTGAGTCAGTTATTGATTCATCCATGCTTCGGAATCACTTATAAATCGAGGCCTACATTGATCTGGCTCATCCTACTAACTCatccataaatttttttttttgggcgcCTGCTTACACGCGTACGCCACACGCGATGAACCGGGGTCATATGAATGAGCCGTGACTCGAGTTTTTCATCTCCACCTCGGATGACTCATCGCCCAAATCGACTCGAGCAGGCGATGAGCCATCACCGATGGGAAAATGTCAAATAATTACCCAGAATCTGGAGGCACAATCCACAACAGAGACTCAAACCAGTATCAATATGCACTGCTGCAAACTTCAGATTAGAAAGAAACTATCCTCTAACTTAATATGCAAGAGTTACCACATCAAGCAATGCCAATTAGTCTTCAAAAGATTGAAGATTGCAGGGCATAATCAAACACAAGACATGTAAAGATTAGGTTTGTAGAAAGTGGAAGACAACAGGAATAGCAATTTCTAAAAGAACTGCTGCAAGAGCAGCTGGGAAAATCGGCTCAAGAAGCAGCAGCCATTGTCTTAGTTACGCCCTCACAACAGTGGAGTCTATAAGAACCCGAGGAGCAAGGATTAGACATGAACAATGCCAGTATACATTGGACATACACCTCATGTTTACTAGATCACAACACCAAAATTCCCCAGATTGTCAACATATCGCCTAAAAGAATCTTACTGCATTACTATATTACATAGACAAATCTTCAACGTGGTCAGATTGCCTCTATCCGGGGGAAGTTGCATAGCATGTATCGTCGACTACTGATTCTGGTCTATGATTAAAAGGGGGAAAGGCTAGCTGTGCTGATTCTAGATCAACTAGTCAATAGCAATTAGGGAAAACAAAATTCTACATTTCTTGATATCCTAATAGAAGAAAGTTACCCATGGTGAATGTTTCTGTGTCTCTTCTACATCATTGATCAAAACCCTAATACTTAACGAAAACAGCAGCAACCCAAAAAGAGCTAAGAACAATGATCTTGTACAAATACATAAGAGAAGCAGGGTAAAAAATTTACCAAACCCTAAaatcatcatatatctatctaAATCAGCAGTGCAATAACTCCAACTTGACGAATCGAACTAGAATCAACCAACAAAAATTCGATCTTCATTAATCAATTCacataaaaaaatttcacataaTTAACATTGAAGTTAAACAATTTATCACGTAACATACAGAATTATCGAGGAAATTAACACCAAGGTAAATTATGCTAGCACATAGTACTCTTCACGGAACCTATCAGGATCAAGGCAAGCAATCGCGTAGAGAGCGTAGATAATCCCAGGTATGTACCCCAAAATAGTCAACACCAAGCAAATGAAGAACTCCACCTGCGGCCAAGTTGAATAAACAATCatcataattcataaataaCGAAGACCGGTGCTTGATCGTGAGAAGTAAAATCAGCTTACCGTGCAGCAGCCATGGCGGAGGCAAACACCGAGAGGGGGAAGCAAGATTGCAAGTAAGATCTCGCAGAAGATTATACAGCAAGACATTTTCTTTTCTGAATCTCTATCAATCCCCAAAAGCTAtcagtttagagagagagatctgcTTGATTTACCGGCAGTGTCCGTTGAGAGCGATTGGCTGATTGGAGGCAAAGCAATATGGTTGGAAGCGATAGGGTCTGATTGTTTCCAAATTAATTTGGGGAAATATATAGCAGTGAAAAAAATCGATTCATagatagggatgtcaatcgggccagcccaccgagttttcgggctagccctatcgggttccagGTTAGTccggtgcgggctaatcgggttgtaaatcttcaatcctaatcctaaactttcgggtttcgggctagcccatagggctaatcaggttaaaggcgcaaaaataaaattatcatttgtattttattattcctaatgatctaatgtataatgtataaaatatacatagatattaaagatataaattatatagcaaagtgGTGAAGTATAAAAGAATGGGTACATACTTAACCGGTGAATCGTTGTGAAATCGGAGAATATACCTAATGTTTTTGATCGGAGAAGGTGAAAGAGAATAATCGGATTTGAGAGCACGAAAGTAGAATTGCAGTATTTCAGAATATTAGATAATGTCGTTTTTACAAGATGCGTATGCAtggtatttatagagtacaagCTAgcgataaaatagtaaattcgcCCCTTCAGAACATGCATTCCGCGTGGTcgagggcaaaatagtaaattcacgATGAAGCGGGCGATTCCTCTAGCgaaagccatttctctggcgagggccgCTCCTCTGGTGagaaccattcctctggcggaagtcattcctctggcgaggatcatTCCTATGACGaataccattcctctggcggaagtcattcctctggcgaggatcatTCGTCTGACAaataccattcctctggcggaagtcattcctctggcgagggtcattcctctggcgagggccgctcctctggcgaggatcatTCCTCTGACAAATATCAATTCTCTGGTAAAACCATCTCCCTGCGTCCCTTGATTCCCCTggtaaagtcattcctctgctctacatatattactcctcatcagctactcccccctctggtctggctagtttGCTCTGGAacggtgcaactagtcagagtgTTCGCCCGTGTGAGTGACGTCATcagcattaaatgcccgccccTTTTTGCAGTGCCTTTCCGTATCCCAAGGTTACTTTTTTAAACTTCGTGTCCTTTCGCCTCTCGGTAGGAATCATTGACCGTCGATTTTTTTCTAAGGCCACGTGTCGTCCATCCCGTACggtggtagttgcccgcgtacgttACTTAGtcgattttgaatttttatcccttcatcttcttcattctaTTTCCGCATTTTTTCTCTCAATTCCGGCGATTTTCCTCCCCCTGTTCCGGCGTAAATCTTGCGATCCTTCCGTTCCAGTCCCTTCCGACGAACTTACAGGACCTTCGACCAAGGTAAATTGCGCGCTTCCCTTCCCGGTATTTGTAGTTTAAACATAGAGTAATTTGTAgttgttggtgctctgactGAGCGTGCAAACCCTAGGTTTTTTAAAATTCCGGCAATGGCTTCCACTTCCGCTCCCCAACCCACATTTTCTCCCTCTCCTTCTCCCCAAGTTTCTCCGTCTTCCTCCCCCCAGCCACAGGACCCTATAGACCTTCCTTCCCCTTCCGCCACGCCTGATTCTCAGGCCATCCCGAGCTCCTCCGGGCCTTCTAAAAAGGCTAAAAAAGCACCCCAGCCCCCTAAACCTGTTCCCGAGTCTCGTTTGGGGGTCGCAGCGGTGGAGAAGATGCGTGAGAAATGTCGATGTCCCGCGGGTCTAAAATTTGAGACCTACTCTAAGGCCTCGACACCTGTGGAAAAACTTCATGACCATAGGTGTCGAGACCTACTCTACGCGAAGTTTTTTAGGGAGACCATAGTTGTTGCCATCTCCGATGATGAACTGTCATTCAAATTAGCAATAGGGGGGAAATAATCAGAACTGTCTAAACATACAATGTCTAAAGGCAATTCTGATTTACAGCATCACGGgaaaatattcaattaaaaagaACATGATATGGATGTTAAAATCTCTGCTCGGTCAAGCAAAATTACAACAACACAAGAGGTCAACAAACATATTCCATGTGAAGCCCCACCTCACGGGAGGTGTAAAAAGTTACACTTATTCCCTTCCTTTTGATAGACAACTTGTAT contains:
- the LOC130988065 gene encoding F-box protein SKIP1; protein product: MDEESATAADWADLTHECLLNILRRLSLEDRWRGAMRVCKSWHQACKDPCLNSVIDIESHFGSANELPRFWTPEFERRVDNMLRSVVLWSSGGLTQIRVRHCSDRSLDLVAKRCPNLQVLSIQSSPHVTDAIMAEIASGCPKIKELDVSYCYEISDKSLAVIGFHCPNMHMLKRNLMNWLDPSQHAGVVPYEYLNACPQDGDSEAAAISKFMPNLLHLELRFLKLTAKGVTLISEGCKDLEYIDLSGCANVTSRDIACASLKLKNLKTIKKPNFYIPRSAFHTERYGHWQLYDERFQTDIFRI
- the LOC130988066 gene encoding UPF0057 membrane protein At2g24040-like, producing MSCCIIFCEILLAILLPPLGVCLRHGCCTVEFFICLVLTILGYIPGIIYALYAIACLDPDRFREEYYVLA